Proteins encoded together in one Microcaecilia unicolor chromosome 3, aMicUni1.1, whole genome shotgun sequence window:
- the PPP1R10 gene encoding serine/threonine-protein phosphatase 1 regulatory subunit 10 codes for MGSGPIDPKELLKGLDCFLGRDGEVKAIEGISKIFGLMKESRKMVSRCMYLNILLQTTSQDILTRFIKVGGYKLLNSWLTYCKTTNNMPLLQQILLTLQHLPLTVEHLKQNNTAKLVKQLSKSSEDEELRKLAGILVDDWMAVIRLQSNAQPAEREKKKRREEMKGRSPVHEKAQEVKPEVKTEGNSEESIEKKKEKPKSLRTTAPSHAKFRSTGLEMEAPPPVPAKKNLNTIILSDKYNIKPAPLKRQSSASGPSEAPPAEKKYKPLNTTPNTTKEIKVKIIPPQPMESLGFLDALNSAPVPGIKIKKKKKVMSPTSTKSSPFEVKTSTDGVTPKLPSPEPAPSAEPLEVDRPGTPVPAVEVAEPMEIAAAEPSSALEAKPTESPADASQLTKKGKKKKTVSWPEESKLREYFYFELDETERVNVNKIKDFGEAAKREMMKDRQAFETARRLSHDAMEEKVPWVYPRLIDLPTILVDSGSSSQEKFTQADREKGILQELFLSKESVPDSPYEPDPETYEPIPPKLIPLDEESSMDDSCYPETMDQGPASQSPDLAGGAKLPPVLANLMGSMAAGKGQPGQNPNSAVNMQEILSSIMGGQAGAKPEELMKQADFPDKIKQLLGSLQNQPQGPVPVGHPMQGPGPLPNGFPPAPKNIQHFPPGGPGAPFPGPHGGPGGPGGPVGPRMIGPPPPPPQRDGYWEQPNENMRGGPHGGMRGGPFHRGRGRGGEPNYRGRGGRSGGGPHSGGRGGPNNGHDGGHGGIHGGGHGGYGGHGGHGGGHGGHGGHRSGHGGHGGDMSNRPTCRHFMMKGNCRYENNCAFYHPGVNGPPLR; via the exons ATGGGCTCTGGGCCAATTGACCCCAAAGAACTCTTGAAAGGGTTGGACTGCTTTCTTGGTCGGGATGGGGAAGTCAAAGCTATAGAAGGCATCTCAAAGATTTTTGG CCTAATGAAAGAATCCAGGAAGATGGTAAGTCGGTGTATGTACCTGAATATCCTCCTTCAGACCACCTCACAAGATATACTGACCAG GTTCATTAAAGTTGGAGGCTATAAGCTTCTGAACAGCTGGCTGACCTACTGTAAAACTACCAATAACATGCCTCTTCTACAGCAGATCCTGCTGACACTGCAGCACCTGCCCCTCACTGTGGAGCACCTGAAACAG aacAACACAGCCAAATTAGTGAAACAGTTGAGCAAGTCCAGTGAAGATGAAG AGCTCCGGAAGCTGGCAGGCATTCTAGTCGATGATTGGATGGCCGTCATACGGTTGCAGAGCAATGCCCAACCTGCAG agagagagaagaaaaaaaggagggaagaaatgaaaggaagaTCCCCTGTCCACGAAAAGGCACAAGAAGTGAAGCCAGAGGTGAAGACTGAGGGAAACAGTGAGGAAAGCAttgagaaaaagaaggaaaagcccAAATCATTACGGACCACTGCCCCCAGCCATGCAAAGTTCCGCTCAACTG GTCTAGAAATGGAAGCCCCTCCTCCTGTTCCAGCAAAGAAAAACCTCAACACCATAATCTTGTCTGACAAATACAACATTAAGCCAGCCCCGCTGAAAAGGCAAAG TTCGGCATCAGGACCCTCAGAAGCACCGCCGGCAGAGAAGAAGTACAAACCACTGAACACTACCCCAAACACCACCAAGGAGATCAAAGTGAAGATCATTCCACCCCAAC CCATGGAAAGCTTGGGCTTTTTGGATGCACTGAATTCTGCCCCGGTCCCTGGTATCAagataaagaagaaaaagaaagtcatGTCACCTACTTCAACCAAG TCAAGCCCTTTTGAAGTGAAGACTTCTACTGATGGAGTTACTCCTAAACTACCATCACCAGAGCCTGCCCCATCTGCAGAGCCCTTGGAAGTGGATCGACCTGGCACACCAGTCCCAGCTGTAGAAGTAGCagagcccatggagatag CCGCAGCAGAGCCAAGCTCTGCTTTGGAAGCTAAGCCCACAGAGAGTCCTGCTGATGCCTCTCAGCTCACCAAGAAGGGGAAGAAAAAGAAGACTGTATCATGGCCTGAAGAAAGCAAACTCCGGGAATACTTTTACTTTGAACTAGATGAGACAGAGAGGG TCAATGTGAACAAGATCAAAGACTTTGGTGAGGCTGCCAAGCGGGAAATGATGAAGGACCGACAGGCTTTTGAGACAGCCCGCCGACTAAGCCATGATGCCATGGAAGAGAAGGTGCCATGGGTGTACCCCAGGCTGATTGACTTGCCTACCATTCTGGTCGATTCTGGCAGCAGCAGCCAGGAAAAATTTACGCAGGCCGACCGGGAGAAGGGTATTCTCCAGGAGCTCTTCTTGTCCAAGGAAAG TGTACCAGATAGTCCCTACGAACCTGATCCTGAGACATATGAGCCCATTCCACCCAAGCTCATTCCACTCGATGAG GAGAGCTCCATGGATGACAGTTGCTACCCAGAAACTATGGACCAGGGCCCTGCCTCCCAATCGCCTGATCTTGCTGGAGGGGCCAAGCTGCCTCCTGTCCTAGCCAATCTCATGGGTAGCATGGCTGCAGGAAAAGGCCAGCCTGGCCAGAATCCCAATTCAGCAGTGAACATGCAAGAAATTCTTTCCTCCATTATG GGAGGGCAGGCTGGTGCCAAGCCTGAAGAGCTAATGAAGCAAGCTGACTTTCCAGACAAGATCAAACAGCTGTTGGGGTCATTACAGAACCAGCCACAGGGCCCTGTTCCAG TGGGCCACCCCATGCAAGGACCAGGTCCCCTTCCTAATGGATTTCCACCTGCCCCAAAGAACATCCAGCACTTTCCACCTGGGGGACCTGGGGCTCCTTTTCCAG GGCCACATGGAGGTCCTGGCGGTCCCGGGGGCCCTGTTGGCCCACGAATGATAGGTCCacctcctccacctccccaacGAGATGGGTACTGGGAGCAGCCAAATGAGAACATGCGCGGTGGCCCCCATGGGGGCATGCGAGGAGGGCCCTTCCACAGGGGCAGAGGCCGGGGAGGAGAGCCAAACTACAGGGGCCGAGGGGGCCGGAGTGGAGGTGGGCCCCACAGCGGTGGACGAGGGGGTCCTAACAATGGCCATGATGGAGGCCATGGAGGGATTCATGGCGGAGGTCATGGTGGCTATGGAGGTCATGGTGGCCATGGAGGAGGACATGGAGGACACGGGGGACACAGAAGTGGACATGGAGGTCATGGAGGAG ACATGTCAAACCGCCCTACTTGTCGTCATTTCATGATGAAGGGCAACTGTCGGTATGAGAACAACTGTGCCTTCTACCACCCTGGAGTCAACGGCCCACCTTTGCGTTAG